One region of Populus trichocarpa isolate Nisqually-1 chromosome 4, P.trichocarpa_v4.1, whole genome shotgun sequence genomic DNA includes:
- the LOC18098198 gene encoding vacuolar fusion protein MON1 homolog isoform X2: MSSSDSSSSYADDPSPNPFDNQFKSLKLEQGSDSTIIQKDDAIAQEEGEHESLSENSNNHQETSHDQDDRIDGGDVTSVVWRRTNSEVEVDGPSSPSSSGYAGERGSSGASDDDDIHEVANDGGIDGVFDSQAAWLPGKRHVNEDDASISWRKRKKHFFMLSHSGKPIYSRYGDEHKLAGFSATLQAIISFVENGGDRIKLVRAGKHQVVFLVKGPIYLVCISCTEEPYESLKGQLELIYGQMILILTKSVNRCFEKNPKFDMTPLLGGTDVVFSSLIHSLSWNPATFLHAYTCLPLAYATRQAAGAILQDVADSGVLFAILMCKHKVVSLVGAQKASLHPDDMLLLSNFIMSSESFRTSESFSPICLPRYNPMAFLYAYVHYLEVDTYLMLLTTSSGAFYHLKDCRIRIEMVLLKSNVLSEVQRSMLDGGIHVEDLPGDPFPRSGSVSPRLGQHQQPTDSPERFREPSVGIGGPAGLWHFIYRSIYLDQYISSEFSAPINSPGQQKRLYRAYQKLYVSMHDNGNEPHKTQFRRDENYGFGNKDLQQGLSMGERC; encoded by the exons ATGTCCTCATCCGATTCCAGCTCCTCTTACGCTGACGATCCCAGCCCTAACCCTTTTGATAACCAATTCAAATCCCTAAAACTCGAACAAGGATCCGATAGCACCATCATACAAAAGGACGACGCTATAGCACAGGAAGAAGGAGAGCACGAATCGCTGAGTGAAAACAGCAATAATCACCAAGAAACGAGCCATGATCAAGATGACAGAATTGACGGTGGCGACGTCACCAGTGTTGTGTGGAGGCGGACGAACTCTGAGGTAGAAGTGGACGGGCCTTCCAGCCCTAGCAGCAGTGGATACGCTGGCGAGAGAGGGAGCAGTGGCgctagtgatgatgatgatatacaCGAGGTTGCAAATGATGGTGGTATCGATGGGGTTTTTGATTCACAAGCTGCCTGGTTGCCTGGTAAACGACATGTCAATGAG GATGATGCTTCCATATCATGgaggaaaaggaagaagcatttttttatgttgagtcATTCTGGAAAACCAATATATTCCAG ATATGGAGATGAACACAAGCTAGCAGGATTTTCAGCTACACTGCAGGCCATAATTTCATTCGTGGAGAATGG GGGGGATCGTATCAAATTGGTTAGGGCAGGAAAACACCAg GTGGTTTTTCTCGTGAAAGGACCAATTTACCTGGTTTGCATCAGCTGCACGGAAGAGCCATATGAATCGTTGAAGGGGCAATTAGAACTTATTTATGGTCAG ATGATACTCATTTTAACAAAGTCAGTAAATAGATGTTTTGAGAAAAATCCGAAGTTTGATATGACGCCATTGCTTGGAGGAACAGATGTTGTCTTCTCATCTCTCATCCATTCATTAAGTTG GAATCCAGCAACTTTTCTTCATGCATACACTTGTCTTCCCCTTGCTTATGCAACGAGGCAAGCTGCAGGTGCTATATTGCAAGATGTTGCTGATTCTGGTGTCCTCTTTGCAATATTAATGTGCAAACACAAA GTCGTTAGTCTTGTTGGTGCTCAAAAAGCTTCTCTTCATCCTGATGACATGCTGTTACTTTCCAACTTTATAATGTCTTCTGAATCATTTAG GACATCTGAATCTTTCTCGCCAATTTGCCTGCCAAGATATAATCCAATGGCCTTTTTGTATGCTTATGTCCATTATCTTGAA GTTGACACATACTTGATGCTGCTTACCACTAGTTCAGGTGCCTTTTATCATCTTAAGGATTGCAG GATTCGTATTGAAATGGTTCTTCTGAAGTCGAATGTTCTTAGCGAAGTTCAGAGATCCATGCTGGATGGTGGGATACATGTTGAGGATTTGCCTGGCGATCCATTTCCTCGTTCTGGATCTGTTTCTCCTCGTTTAGGGCAGCATCAACAGCCAACCGATTCTCCTGAGAGATTCAGGGAACCATCTGTTGGGATTGGTGGTCCTGCTGGACTTTGGCATTTCATATATCGCAGCATCTATCTGGATCAATACATATCTTCTGAGTTTTCAGCACCAATTAATAGTCCAGGACAGCAGAAAAG ATTGTACAGAGCTTACCAGAAACTGTATGTTTCGATGCACGATAATGGAAATGAGCCCCACAAAACTCAGTTTAGAAGAGATGAAAACTatg GGTTTGGCAATAAAGACTTGCAACAGGGTCTGTCAATGGGTGAAAGATgttga
- the LOC18098197 gene encoding uncharacterized protein LOC18098197, translating into MATSNSYFARQKYRFLSTDLNHHAQLSHDSPFELDESDIYHHTTTLSISPDFRKPVLSPRLVKKSTSAAAACRPTDSREKTGGTPSSLPVNIPDWSRILKNEYRRGSDVVDDRGDVDDDDDDVDGDDYFDGGVRVPPHELLVRQMARSRIASFSVHEGIGRTLKGRDLSRVRNAIWEKTGFQD; encoded by the coding sequence ATGGCCACCAGCAACAGCTATTTTGCCAGACAAAAGTACCGATTCCTTTCAACTGACCTCAACCACCATGCGCAACTCTCTCACGACTCACCCTTCGAACTCGACGAGTCCGACATCTACCACCACACCACTACTCTCTCTATCTCGCCCGACTTCCGCAAGCCAGTCCTCAGTCCGCGACTCGTCAAGAAGTCAACTTCCGCCGCTGCTGCCTGTAGACCGACAGATTCCAGGGAAAAAACAGGCGGAACACCATCGTCGCTGCCGGTGAATATACCGGACTGGTCGAGGATATTGAAGAACGAGTACCGAAGGGGATCTGACGTTGTTGATGATCGTggtgatgttgatgatgatgatgatgatgtggaCGGTGATGATTATTTTGATGGCGGAGTGAGGGTCCCACCTCACGAGTTATTGGTGAGGCAGATGGCTAGGTCAAGGATCGCATCCTTCTCGGTTCATGAAGGAATAGGGAGGACTTTGAAAGGGAGGGATCTTAGTAGGGTCAGAAATGCAATTTGGGAAAAAACTGGCTTCCAAGACTGa
- the LOC18098198 gene encoding vacuolar fusion protein MON1 homolog isoform X1, with amino-acid sequence MSSSDSSSSYADDPSPNPFDNQFKSLKLEQGSDSTIIQKDDAIAQEEGEHESLSENSNNHQETSHDQDDRIDGGDVTSVVWRRTNSEVEVDGPSSPSSSGYAGERGSSGASDDDDIHEVANDGGIDGVFDSQAAWLPGKRHVNEDDASISWRKRKKHFFMLSHSGKPIYSRYGDEHKLAGFSATLQAIISFVENGGDRIKLVRAGKHQVVFLVKGPIYLVCISCTEEPYESLKGQLELIYGQMILILTKSVNRCFEKNPKFDMTPLLGGTDVVFSSLIHSLSWNPATFLHAYTCLPLAYATRQAAGAILQDVADSGVLFAILMCKHKVVSLVGAQKASLHPDDMLLLSNFIMSSESFRTSESFSPICLPRYNPMAFLYAYVHYLEVDTYLMLLTTSSGAFYHLKDCRIRIEMVLLKSNVLSEVQRSMLDGGIHVEDLPGDPFPRSGSVSPRLGQHQQPTDSPERFREPSVGIGGPAGLWHFIYRSIYLDQYISSEFSAPINSPGQQKRLYRAYQKLYVSMHDNGNEPHKTQFRRDENYVLLCWVTPDFELYAAFDPLADKGLAIKTCNRVCQWVKDVENEIFLLGASPFSW; translated from the exons ATGTCCTCATCCGATTCCAGCTCCTCTTACGCTGACGATCCCAGCCCTAACCCTTTTGATAACCAATTCAAATCCCTAAAACTCGAACAAGGATCCGATAGCACCATCATACAAAAGGACGACGCTATAGCACAGGAAGAAGGAGAGCACGAATCGCTGAGTGAAAACAGCAATAATCACCAAGAAACGAGCCATGATCAAGATGACAGAATTGACGGTGGCGACGTCACCAGTGTTGTGTGGAGGCGGACGAACTCTGAGGTAGAAGTGGACGGGCCTTCCAGCCCTAGCAGCAGTGGATACGCTGGCGAGAGAGGGAGCAGTGGCgctagtgatgatgatgatatacaCGAGGTTGCAAATGATGGTGGTATCGATGGGGTTTTTGATTCACAAGCTGCCTGGTTGCCTGGTAAACGACATGTCAATGAG GATGATGCTTCCATATCATGgaggaaaaggaagaagcatttttttatgttgagtcATTCTGGAAAACCAATATATTCCAG ATATGGAGATGAACACAAGCTAGCAGGATTTTCAGCTACACTGCAGGCCATAATTTCATTCGTGGAGAATGG GGGGGATCGTATCAAATTGGTTAGGGCAGGAAAACACCAg GTGGTTTTTCTCGTGAAAGGACCAATTTACCTGGTTTGCATCAGCTGCACGGAAGAGCCATATGAATCGTTGAAGGGGCAATTAGAACTTATTTATGGTCAG ATGATACTCATTTTAACAAAGTCAGTAAATAGATGTTTTGAGAAAAATCCGAAGTTTGATATGACGCCATTGCTTGGAGGAACAGATGTTGTCTTCTCATCTCTCATCCATTCATTAAGTTG GAATCCAGCAACTTTTCTTCATGCATACACTTGTCTTCCCCTTGCTTATGCAACGAGGCAAGCTGCAGGTGCTATATTGCAAGATGTTGCTGATTCTGGTGTCCTCTTTGCAATATTAATGTGCAAACACAAA GTCGTTAGTCTTGTTGGTGCTCAAAAAGCTTCTCTTCATCCTGATGACATGCTGTTACTTTCCAACTTTATAATGTCTTCTGAATCATTTAG GACATCTGAATCTTTCTCGCCAATTTGCCTGCCAAGATATAATCCAATGGCCTTTTTGTATGCTTATGTCCATTATCTTGAA GTTGACACATACTTGATGCTGCTTACCACTAGTTCAGGTGCCTTTTATCATCTTAAGGATTGCAG GATTCGTATTGAAATGGTTCTTCTGAAGTCGAATGTTCTTAGCGAAGTTCAGAGATCCATGCTGGATGGTGGGATACATGTTGAGGATTTGCCTGGCGATCCATTTCCTCGTTCTGGATCTGTTTCTCCTCGTTTAGGGCAGCATCAACAGCCAACCGATTCTCCTGAGAGATTCAGGGAACCATCTGTTGGGATTGGTGGTCCTGCTGGACTTTGGCATTTCATATATCGCAGCATCTATCTGGATCAATACATATCTTCTGAGTTTTCAGCACCAATTAATAGTCCAGGACAGCAGAAAAG ATTGTACAGAGCTTACCAGAAACTGTATGTTTCGATGCACGATAATGGAAATGAGCCCCACAAAACTCAGTTTAGAAGAGATGAAAACTatg TTCTTCTCTGTTGGGTCACCCCGGATTTTGAACTTTATGCGGCATTCGATCCACTTGCAGACAAG GGTTTGGCAATAAAGACTTGCAACAGGGTCTGTCAATGGGTGAAAGATgttgaaaatgagatttttttgcTGGGAGCAAGCCCCTTTTCATGGTGA